TGGGATGAGATAATCTTCCACGCACACAGCTGCTGGTGTTTCTGATAGGTGGACCGCCTCCTCGAAGAGAGACCACACAGGCCAGCGCAGGCTGAGAAGACCGCCTATCTGTCTTTTGCTTTTGCGGAGGGTGCCTAGGAAGTCGTGGGGGAGGACGAGGGGGGACAGCTGGAGCAGTAACTTTATTGTCATTTGATGGCAAAAGATCCAAGTATATATGAGCATCGATGTGATCAAGCTGTGTATATTGTTGGCTGTTTTGATACTCAGAGGACTGATAAGTCCTTGGTGGTACAGGGGGTTTTGAGTGGTTTTGAAATGACTCATCAGCATATGCAAACCGTTTTCCTGCTAATTTGTGAGGGCTGTGGTGAAGTAGAAAGCTTTGGCAATTTACACACGGAGGCAATTCTTGGTGTTTTGAATGGTGAGATGGGCTATTCTGTGGCCTACTGACTTCATTGCTGGTTAAAACATCCTCCTTATTTGGAAACCTATTTCTCTGACTTCCTCTGTTTTGATGTTTATGAATTACAGTATCCATGTCATTTTTCTTCTCCTGTAAAGGTACCCAGACCAGTTTCATGCCAGGCCTTTGAAGGTGGCAGATGCAATGACAGTGTTTCTCCTCTGAGATGGTAGGTGGTGCAATTGAGCCCTGATGACTTTCTATGGTGCCACTCACAGAGTTATTCATTTCACTGCCATCAGGAGCTGAGGGAATGAAGGATAGTCAGatgctttattaagcttatcaACAGGCCCAGacacaatatgtttttttttcttcacattttCTACTCTTATTTTTGTACTGGTAAAATAATGTAGgctattaaacacattataatgTATATTCTTATTGGTTGGTGAGAACATGATCAGATtagccaaaatatttatttattttttcttaattaaCTGACCATGATAAGGAACAGGGGATTCATGACCTTTGTGAATGATGGGCGATCCAAAGCGAGTTCTGTGGCACAGACTCAATTGCCTTCTACAATGCTCTAAGCCAGTGGTCCTAAATTGGTTTATTTACATCGAGTTGCATcccaacaaaaaatatttttctcatgTAAAAGTAGACAAAATTTGATTTAAcattcaaatgtttcttgaatGTTGATGGTTTCATGCTCTCAACAGCCAGTAACGCACTGCACCAAACATCTTTATCCACTTTGCAAGTTACCTGCATTTAtgtcaatgacaaataaaagtTTCCATAATAATGGAAAGGAAATATCAGTAACATTTTCTATGAAGCCtgtatttataatgcattataagggTATTCTTAATGCgttataatacatgcataatgCCTTACAAACAACCTAATAATATGTTGTGTCATCTGATAAATAATCACAACAGTTACAATACTTCATAATACTTACCTATTTTTGGTTATAACTTTTAAGAGTACAATGCATTATATAACACCAGATGAAGCCTGCATTTATAATGCATCATAATTATAATGCATGCATAATGCCTATAAACAGCCTTATAATGTGTTGTATCATCTTATGAATAATCATAACAACAGTAATAATACTTACTTACTTATTAGATTTGGTAAAAACCTTgtagttttacagtttttatgaatgaaacaCGATTTGCATTGTGAATGTATTGTTCCTTTGTACTTTTCCACACCACTTTGATTTTACCTAAAGGGAAATGTCTTATCTACTTTCCCAAGTCTCATATCTTGcttttaaagtaataaaaaaactaaaaagctttataatgtGGTCATAATATTTATAAGTGATCTTTATAAGACATTTCCCTTTAGGTAAAATCAAAGTTGTGTGGAAAAGTATAAATGAGCAATACATTCACAATGCAAATCgtgttttattcataaaaactgtaaaatgacAAGGTTTTTACCAAATCTAATATGTAGGtaagtattattattgttgttatgaTTATTCATAAGATGATACAACCCATTATAAGGCTGTTTATAGGCATTATGTGTGCATGAATACCCTTATAATTCAATATAAATGCAGGctatattataatgcattgcaCTCTTTACAGTTATAACCACAAATAgttaaatattataatgtattttaactgTTGTTATGATTGTCAGATGATAGAACATATTATAAGACTGTTTATAAGACAGTATGTATgtagtataatgcattaagaataCCCTTATGATGCATTATAAATGCTTCATAGAGTGAAGTGTTAATGAAATATCTTTTGAAAATCTTAAAACAAGTGTCGAGTTGTTAAATGTATTCTTTGTATTTATGCTGGTTTCATATAATACTTCTATACCTTATTCAactgtttaatttaattactcTAAACCTACATCATGTGATATAAAGTGTTAACagatttttctatttttttgtcacattattGATACTGTTTTCAGCATCACTTAACATATTTCACATATACGATATAAAGCACACACATTTtagaaacatatttaaaacatttcactACCTGATCGACCCACATCCACATCATCTACTGCCAGCTGATGATTTATTTCCGGCATCTGTTTTTCAACCCATATATGTCCACTTTTATTAAGTGTTGAAAATGAAGATATATGCTGTACTCGGTCCTCTATCCTGGTTGAACATCTTGCTTCAACCACCAAAGACCTTCCATTTTGGCTCATATCTTTAGAGTATCTACTTTCTTTACTGTTGTAGTTTATTGCTGGTTGCTTGCCTGTTCCTGGTTCAAAGTTACGCAAAGCCTGAGCCATTCTGCTAGAGGAACCAAAGAGGCTTGACTGGTGTAAAGCATTAAGATTTGGTTTTGGTGGAAGGTTGGGTTTCTGTGGAATGGTAGGTTTTCCATTGGATGGTTTACAGATTGACTTATCCATTTGATTCTCTAAAAAAATTTTCATGTCCAAATGAGCAAGATTCACACATTAAAATCCAGAGACACATAGATTACTGcaaaatattacacaatattaaACTGCTAAACAACAACTAATGCAACAAAATCCCTTATTGTGCTGATTTCAGCATCAACAATTTAGAGTCTTCTGCAGTGAAGCCTGTTGTTACTCTTTCTTCTCTTGTCATATCaacatctttaaaacaagaaaagaaGTTGATTTACCTTTCATTGAGCAATCAGGTCTGCCATACACAATATGTCAAGAAATGTTTTACCTCTGCTGGCGTGTTGTCCTAACTTGTGAGCAAACTTGATCTGAGTGTTGTTAATAAATGTCACTATTGTTACTTCTCCTTTCAGATGTTGTCCTTTGGTCTTTCATATGGCTTAATAGGGAAGTAGGTCACAACACCAAATGGACTGTTGTACATTATATAGTGAAATACTGTAGATGCAGGACATAAGGTGTCTTAGATGACttagaatttaaaatagcaTTTGGATATCTgtatgatccaaaatcaattttttatcattatattatattatattatattatattatattatattatattatattatattatattatattatattatattatattatattatattatattatattatattatattatattatatattctcCAAAATGCTGATCCTCTGTAGGGTCACGGGAGGACAGgagcatattatattatataataaattagcTATACAAAGAGTACCACAAAATACCACAAAAAGTGCACACATTTCCATGTCTTGCTTCAGCTTTAAACAACTGAAAACTCCCAGTTCAACATTTCAGCAAAGCAGCTGATTCCAGACTGACCATAAAAGCACAAGACTCCATTTTCCTacataaaatgattttattgttattgtcaAGTTTAAAATGAGACTACTATACAACCAATGTAtcataaatgaaaaaaacaaaaaaacaatgtgtTGACTAACAGTAAACAGAGTATCTTTTGAAATGTctaaaaaatatagattttaacCATAAAAGTAAACAAGGATCTCACTTCCTCTATGACTTGTAAGCTGATATGTGTTACTTTTTCGGTtccttcattttacatttactagATTTAATTCCTCTTTTTATGGCAACATCCTCCATGACCAAAAATTTCCTCATGAAACTCTAACTATAACATTATCAGTAACGTTACCTCATGTACATTACAATAATTTTGCATTTCCACCAGAGCTataagaaaagaagaaaaaaaaaaagaatatatatatatatatatatatatatatatatatatatatatatatatattttttttttttttttttaatacaatatttcaGTAGACTTGGGGTGATTTTCTTACTGTTTAGTGATAGTTTTAAGAAGCTCATATGTCCAGGTACATAAGTATACATGTGGAGACATTTTGAGTTACACAAACATTATTCGATCACATAATTCATGCCTTTGTTGTTCACCATGAATCATTTCCTATGAACccagtttcttttttctttttcactttGTGTTTTGCTTCTTTCTAGTTCACAGTAGCACACACCCCCCTCCTTTCGCTTCCACATAGTTGGGATCCAGGTCATTTGGGAGTTTTCCATTTTGTCCCCAGATGTTAAGCTCTCCAAACACGCCTGTCTCGATCATCTCCTCCTGCCATGGAATTGGTACATTCCCAGTTGCAAACTCACAGTAGAAGTCATTGTCTTTGTTGTCAATCACAACACCTTTGACAGTGCTGAATGCTCCCACATCATCAATGTCCTTGGCATAGACCATCTTTGGATCCGGAACAAAAGGAGGAGGAAGCATACCTGTGtgaaagatgaaaaaaaaattaaagatgaTTTTTTTCAAAGTGTTTAAATTATAATACCCGGAAAAGGGAAGTACAATTGTACAGTGATGGTATAACATGGTCATTTGTTATTTATCTTATGATTTTAtgattatcatattcatatactattatatttacatattggTACTTCAAAGAATACTATGTCCAAAAAACCTTGTAAATAACATGGTACTTTTTTCATAAGTGGTCTATGATGCATATTCTGCCCTAACTAAAACTCTAATGAACCATACCAGCCTCTAGTCTCCCCCAGTTGAGCTCTTTAAAGAAGGACTGGTTCTTCAACTCAGCACACTCATTGTTCTTAAAGCCAAGTCTCTTGTCTGGATCTTTCTCCATCAGTCCTTCACAGAGGTCTTTGAGCTCCTTACTGAAGGTTGGGGGGTATGAGACAGGGTCATTCAGGATGCGGCGTGTCACTTCATTGTTGTCCACCTATGatacagaaaagaaaaataaaacagtgtAAAGTTTAGTTCACCTCGAATTGCTCTTATTTGATTTCTCTCACAGTCTGATAATCAATAACTTCAGATTGGTCACTGCAAATCACTGTCAGTGTGAAGGCCCCTTAACAGAGAGCCAAAGTATATGCATGAGTGTGTATACCTGCTCTCCACGACACCTGAAAGGTCCCTTGGCAGCAACCATTTCATACAAAGTGACCCCAAGAGTGAAGTAATCTACAGTGTAGTCATACTCTTTCTTCTGTAGTAGTTCTGGAGCCATGAAACCTGAGGAAGAGACATACAGAGCCTGTTACTTGCGTCTAACTAGATCCATCATTACCTTTCTCCTTCCTTCTTTCTCCTTCAAGACGAAGCTGTCGGAATGCAACTCTCCCTGTTGAAGTACGCCTCTCAAGTGGACAGTGCTTTTTTCGCCCCTCCCCTTCAGCGTTCTGGTGACGAGGAGGATGAAAAGAGTGTTGTGCAATCAGGGGACCTATCTAGCTCCCAGAGGGATGCGACACATACATCTCTTGTGCCTGGGTTGCTCTCAAGTTGAGATGGCACTGGATAGACCAGTCTGTCCTCACTGAGAGAAGATGACAGTCGGGGTCTTGCACACTAGGATCTCTATTGTGCTAAGTGCTGTTGCTGGCCTTCACTCCTTCATTTCTTCCTACCCCATTGTGGGAAAGGAAGCAGTGGCAGCCACATTAGGGAGTCTCATCGAGCGAGATCAGGCCCACTCAATGCCCATGTGTTCCCCGGTCACCTGAGTCTCTGCTCTCATATGCTGAAAACAGTCTTCACCCCTCTGATGGAGCTCGCGAGCAGATCTCATTTGACGCTTTGAACAATGACCCCATGAAGAGGAAGCTCCTCGCAATGAGATGAGCAAGTCGGTCGCAAATCCTGCAGATGTTCTGCCATGGACATAGCTCTTCGGGCTACAAAGAGGACCACTCAAGCCATAGGCTGCAGCATGGGCAGTTTAGTGATCCTGATCCAGCATTTGTTGCTCACCGTCACAGAGATGGACTCTTAAAACATGGCACTGTTGGTTGCCTCTTTAAGTCCCCATGGCCTCTTTGGCAATGCTATGGGCACCTTTTCAGAGAGGCTCTTGGAGTCTCAGAAGCAAACTAGGGCCATGAGCCACTTCTTGCCCAGATGCGCCGGAGTTGTCCCTCCCACACGCTTTAGATCACTGTCCGCCCAGCGATTGTCTTGGCAACCTGACAAACCTGCCACCACCGCTTTCTCTTCTCCCCTGTCTAGTGTGAGCGACAAGCCGAAGTTCAAGGTGGCTAATCTGAGAGGCTGTTCATCTGTCCCCTTGCATGTTGCAGGTGACAGTGTGTGGGTGTTGTGTTGTCTTTAATAAAGAATGCAATtatatcaaaacaaaaattgcCTCAATATCAGAGCTATTTTCCTAATTTCACCCCTCCATGCTCACATGGAATAACTAAGGCCCTGCTCCCTAGATGCGTCCTACAGAGTGTAAGCCCCATACCTGTTCAAGCTCACAGTGTGAGCAGCCCTCCGGCTCATGTCCAGTGGTCTACTGAGCACAGAGCATATCCTTCCCACTCCATTTGAAATTAGCAGTTTTCATccaaagtttcatatttaactaaattagcaaaattggaatatggcataaaacatttgcaaatgaAGCACCGTTTCCATCCAATTAGTTGAAGAGAACTAAATCgtcacttcctgataaactAGCATTAAATACCACTTAGAAAAGTAGAAGAAGCTGTATATAATGATTTTTGTATATAACAAATTATTTGCATCTCAGAGCACGTACAAGAAATGCAATAATGTTATCTTGCTTTCGGAGGTGGATGCCTGCTGTTTGGGAATGCGGTCATGTAAGACAGTTCTGGGAGGGAATTATTCTGAACCACTTCagaatgaccaaaacagcatttcagattCTGTGCAACGACATCGGTCTGCTGGTTATTCCAGTTATGCCGTCCCATCACGCAAAGTCACATTACTTTTTTGAAGCACATAGAGGAATTTATTTGGAAAATGTGTTTCTAGTAGTTAATGCCTATGTTTTcttatcagataaaaaaaatgtatccgaCTTATTTGAGTACATACgtttttttatgtgcatttttagaattGATGTACATCTTGGTGTTTCTATCCAGTGTTTTTTATGCGATATcacaaaatgtgcataaaaattggtggatggaaacatagttATTGACATGGTGCCCTACCTCAGAGTAACGAGAATGTGTTGCATGAATGTGTGCTGTACACTGCCGGCTGTGTCAAATTGGGTggtaaatatgattttaaaaagtCTATACGCTTCAGTTTTCATGCAGACCACCCTGCTTTGGTGGTGTGGTGACGTCAGCGATGTCGGACCAGGACACCCAGGTGCTTCAGATGGAAATCCACTTGCTCCTCGCCAAACAGGCGATAGAGGTGGTACCCCCTCAGCTGAAGGAGAGTGGCTTTTACAGCCGATACATTCTGATCCGAAAAAAGATGGTGGTCTTGCTCCAATTCTGTTTAATCATGGCCCATTCTCAGGATATGCTGGCTCATCGCTTTGTTCAAGCCAGGGGGGTCTTTGACTTTGAAGTATTTTCAGAAGGTGAGGGGGTTGATGGCTGCTGTATATGAGGGTGCTATGCCTTGCAGGGTGTGGCTGATCGGCCAGATGCATGTCTTAGTGTCTTGAGGCTGCATGAATGCACTGGCTTCTTGGCAGTCCATGATCCCGGCTGCCTGAATTGCAGTGCGGACCTGATGTCCAGTTCTTCTGTGGCCAGTTCCCTgctgtcttaaagggttagttcacccaaaaatgaaatttctatcattaagtactcaccctcatgtcgttccaatcAGAAAGgcttctgaaccacacataggcagcaatgtcattgcacctttcaaggcccagaaaggtagtaaagacatctttaaaatagtccatgtgactactttcatttttgggtgaactaactctttaagcgAAAAACAACATTTGGCACCCCAGGTCAGGGCTGTGGAATCTGCATGTTTGGTGTGTCACAGCAAGTGATGAATATTATAGTGGAGGCTAGGGTCCGTTCCACAAGGTGCCTGTACGCTCACAAGTGGAACGTATTTGTGGCCTGGTGTGAATCGCGAAATGAATCCCAGTGGTTTGCCCTGATcctgtcattttgtcatttctgcaggACCGACTGAACAGTGGGCACACACCTTTCACACACAGTGTGCATGGCTGTCATTATGGCAGATGTTTAAAAGCCATTTTTCAGGATGTGATATTATATCCAGAAGACCATGGGTTGTACCTTTGAATCATGCTATCCTCTTTATTAatcatatatttatgttttatttttgagtatataaatttaaaatagctaacatgaaaataaagaaCTATTTAACACTTCTATTGCTATTCTATTTCTATCTTCTATTGCAATAGACATACAGTAAACTCTCTCAAAATACactattttagaaaaaaataataattggaattattatatatttgttgcatcaaaataaacatttagatatttttctttGTGATTGAATAATTAATGCACAAGATGGTTAAATCGTGAATTTAAAtatctaatttaatatatattatttcaactttttttactctcatGAGTGAAGTTCAGTGAAGAATGTAtgtgtattttttgttattaatctgcattgttttgtgcataataatatacttttatttgttttaaatagtttaagaagcattattttttaattcagtatTTTACAGCAACACATATGTATTGTACTCATACATACAATACAGCCAGGACTGTCACTAGAGGGGAGAAAGGTGATGATGATTCTTTCAAtaccataagacttttgttcatcttcaaaacataaattaagatatacaGGACAagtctgtccctccattgaaagtccatgcaactaccactttcatgcttcaaaaaattcataaagagaCTGTAAAACTAATCAATATGAATTCAGCAGTTTAGTACAAATTTTCTGTAGAAAATCAATTGCTTtctatgatgaacagatttaatttaggcttttattttattctcatataaacattcatcagcaCACACATAAgttatggtaaacagaagctcaagcatgttcgcttGACATGTGAGAACCACTgactgaggttcattcttgtgtgttgcgcagcacgtttgagcttccacaagaaacaatgaggtttgttctctcACGTGTCTAGCAAAGtacagttgagcttctgtttatgttcacagatcaatgtttaaatgtgaacaaaagcctaaattaaatctgttcattataTGAAGCGATTGTGTCTCTTCCGAAAATTTGGCCTAAACCGTTcagttcatatggattagttttacagtcTCTGAATTTTTTGAATCGTCAAAGTAGTAGTTgcataggctgtcaatggagggacagaaatttaTCAGATTTCActaaaaatgtcttcatttgtgtttcgaagatgaacgaaagtcttgcaatgacatgagggtgagtaaatgaagacagaattttcatttttgggtgaagtatttTTTGCTTGACAAAATGGTACTCAAAccaataaatttattttaacttGGGTTTTCTGAGTAACAAAGGCAAATAACTTAAGTAAAGTTAAGTAAAGTTAAAGTGTTCAAAAAACTTTTAGATTTTACAGTATTAATTTGACTATTACTTTAGGtatattattagtattttgCATGATTGTGCAgggtatttatttgaattggaCCAAGAtacagtagatagatagatagatagatagatagatagatagatagatagatagatagatagatagatagatagatagatagatagatagatagatagatagatagatagatagatagatagatagatagatagtaatTTAAGTCTATGTACAATCGTACATTAAATGAGCAGTTTCAAGTCTTCTTTTTTAAACTCAGTAACACAGATCGGGACCTCCAAAGTTTGATTATTTTGTTGTTATGCCGCTCTATTCGAAAACTCCGATGCGAGGGATGTTATTTTAGAATGTACTTAAAGGTCTTTGACCTGGGGTTCCAGCATATCCCTGTGTTTTGTCTTTTCCTGGCGGTAATTCAACAGCCAACCCCAAATCAGACAGACGCACATGTcctaacaaaaacaaacaaacaaacaaacaaactttcaGATAAGGTGAAGCAAAAAGTGAAGAGGCAAGCATTTGGCAAGTGTTTCAGTGTATTTCTCACCTGCATCATCCAGGAGGACGTTTTCTGGCTTGAGGTCTCTGTATACAATCCTGTGCTGGTGCAAATGCTCAAGCCCACAGACTATCTGAGCTGTGTAATAACAAGCTCTTGTTTCATTAAAGCCTGGATTCTTCTCATCCACATTATACATATGGAATCTAAAGTAGAGAACAGGAGTAAGGGTGAAGTTAGAGTTTGGACATAAAGTGATAAgaaatttttgacattttttaatagaattagcttaaagagatagttcacccaaaaatttaaacgattccatgatttactcaccctcaagccatcctaggtgtacatgactatcttctttcgaacacaatcggagatatatttaaaaatattcttgctcctccaagctttatTATGGTAGTGAACAGGGGGCatgttttgaagcccaaaataaatgcaccatccatcataaatatatgaatataaataactagcttccataCTGTTATTAACTGTTAATAACTGTTAACACTGTTAACAACTGTTCGCATACTGTGCAAGTCGACTTATGCCACAAGAGTAACCCCTAACTCATTGTATGACGCAGGATATAGGAGTATTGTAATTAGTTACaatagttattttactttataaagttgtaaatatgactatttttcttacaaaaacccatcacttcatttcagaatgcctttattaaccccctggagccatattgATTGTTTTTTATGATGcgtggatgcattttttggggcttcaaaaCACGTTCCCCGTTCACTACCATTTTAATGCTtggaagagcaaggatatttttaaatatatctccaattgtgttagtcttaaagaagatagtcatagaCACCaggtaaatcatgggataattttcatttttggctgaactatccttttaaagggGATCAAGCAGTTTTAAAACATGGTAGATAGTTTGTTGCTTGGTACAAGATGGCTTCAGCTAAAAAAACAGCAACCATGTTCATATATTGAGATGATGACTGGAGGTGATGACTCTATTGTGGATGCTGGAGCACATCTAACATTTTTCCAATTTTCATCGGTTTTAAATAGAGAATGTTATCCAAAAATTTTAAATGCTTATGTGCACATGACCTTCTTTCCTTGTGAGCTGAGCCCAGAGAAATCGGGTTGTGACGCAAGCAGACACTACACCTTCACAATatcaatgctgccgctcagatTATCTCCACAGATTATGCCGGATTAGGAGGAAAGCTGCTACAATTCTTACAGAAACACAGCACACATTCTGTACAACATTACATTCAGAAACATTCTACTTGCTATTTTCAGAATTGTTCtgcaatataaaatatataaatatactagaaatattttaaataaagtacagtggttttaactttttttttttttgcatggtgTTATTTAAAGTACTTTGGAGAACTATGTAAATCCAATGGTATAGCAATGAGCAGTATTACCAAAAGCACATATtatgtaatgagtcattttaatgatatttaatacagtttagttattatttatattctatCCCTTAACCCTAA
This DNA window, taken from Megalobrama amblycephala isolate DHTTF-2021 linkage group LG4, ASM1881202v1, whole genome shotgun sequence, encodes the following:
- the grk1b gene encoding rhodopsin kinase GRK1b, translated to MDIGGLETVVANSAYVSARGSIDSAAAATMRDKKYRTKLNLPHIRQCEHMKSTVDSSFNSMCVRQPIGKRLFQQYLESEPAHKNPVDLWKDIEDYNVAQENDRAKKAQKMVNKYYESSSKNFCDFLGDKAVSRVKEDHKNIRGDLFKESEQQLLVHLEAKALSGFKDSMYFLRYIQFKWLESQPVTEDWFMDFRVLGKGGFGEVHACQMKATGKMYANKKLNKKRLKKRKGYDGAIIEKRILAKVHSRFIVTLAYAFQTKTDLCLVMTIMNGGDLRFHMYNVDEKNPGFNETRACYYTAQIVCGLEHLHQHRIVYRDLKPENVLLDDAGHVRLSDLGLAVELPPGKDKTQGYAGTPGFMAPELLQKKEYDYTVDYFTLGVTLYEMVAAKGPFRCRGEQVDNNEVTRRILNDPVSYPPTFSKELKDLCEGLMEKDPDKRLGFKNNECAELKNQSFFKELNWGRLEAGMLPPPFVPDPKMVYAKDIDDVGAFSTVKGVVIDNKDNDFYCEFATGNVPIPWQEEMIETGVFGELNIWGQNGKLPNDLDPNYVEAKGGGCVLL